A genomic region of Desulfonatronovibrio hydrogenovorans DSM 9292 contains the following coding sequences:
- a CDS encoding PAS domain S-box protein, which yields MKMSVDLDYRDILENSPVGIFISTPGGRYLSANPALARMYGYSSPEELVETVSDIAGQVYVNPSDRDEYKSLLEKHGKVINFVSQRLRKDGTVFWVSLNSRAVRNGLGNITHYHGFTTDITEQKLAQIELEREMAEKLRHLEAFKKEEEQRKILMNNSRDGIVIIDQEHRVIEANESFSRMLGYSSEEICTLHTWDWEAVLTREQIQSGFDNLSKARSLFETRHKRKDGSVFDVEVSASGARVSGQNIVFAVCRDITKRKKVEHDLKKSESYYRAVFETTGSAQVIINKDTIISRANSKFEALSGYLCHEVEGKMSWTEFVHPDDLERMTEFHHDRRKNEAGAPKVYEFRFIDRSGQEHFIYLSVAMIPGTDQSIASLMDISQLKRTEFDLRESESRNKALLSALPDMIFLLDKEGVFLDYHAPGENMLLRDPGFFIGKRVHEVLAPDIGEMTLETIRSICQAGEAPPYQYELSISGSPRYFESRMVACGDHFLAIVRDVTQQTNDQAELKEKTQLLQKITDNMFDLVCLVDLQGKYKYVSPSYRIFGYDLDELVGKKMMDHIHPDDLDSLIKTFEGAKVSREKVWTAELRYKSARGDYLWIETVARLILGENGSPQEIIFCSRDITGRKKIENELTRSNEELKTAERMAGMGSWKYDPVWDMVTGSDEAYRIIGLKNYKGVPFSRLLEVIHEDDRSRITDLRDLILDTPQSFDFDLRVVVLGKQKWLRIAGALRSSRQGGNPVAMGMVMDITEKKELEIKEKRQNEQLAQASKMTALGTLVAGVAHEINNPTNLIMLNAPILEKIWDDALPIIEAHHQLYPDFEPAGIPWAQLEEIGAELFSGINEGSKRISKIVSELKNFARQSPLSLTDLVSINEIVESALTLISKTILRYTNNFRVTLEPDIPVIRGDFHKLEQVVVNLLINSCQALTDKNEAISLKTFYWPDQATIGIKIIDQGEGIHPDNLSRILDPFFSTRRQGGGTGLGLSISSSIIKNHNGTIGFESEPGKGTTATVLLKISRL from the coding sequence ATGAAGATGTCTGTAGACCTTGATTACCGTGATATTCTGGAAAACTCTCCAGTTGGCATCTTTATTTCTACCCCTGGTGGCCGCTACCTTTCGGCTAATCCGGCCCTGGCCAGGATGTATGGTTATAGTTCACCTGAAGAACTCGTGGAAACAGTCTCAGACATTGCTGGACAGGTATATGTTAATCCATCTGACCGGGATGAATACAAAAGCCTTCTGGAAAAGCACGGTAAAGTCATTAACTTTGTCAGCCAAAGACTCAGAAAGGATGGCACTGTTTTCTGGGTGTCTCTCAACTCCAGGGCAGTTCGTAATGGTCTGGGCAATATTACCCATTATCACGGATTTACTACGGACATAACCGAACAAAAGCTCGCCCAAATCGAACTTGAAAGAGAAATGGCTGAAAAGCTCAGGCATCTTGAAGCCTTCAAAAAAGAGGAAGAGCAAAGAAAAATTTTAATGAACAACTCCCGTGACGGCATCGTGATCATCGACCAGGAGCACCGGGTTATTGAGGCCAACGAGAGTTTCTCCAGAATGCTTGGCTATTCCAGTGAAGAAATTTGCACCCTGCATACCTGGGACTGGGAAGCAGTATTGACCAGGGAGCAAATCCAGTCTGGCTTTGATAATCTTTCCAAAGCCAGAAGTCTTTTTGAGACAAGGCATAAAAGAAAAGACGGATCAGTTTTTGACGTTGAGGTTAGTGCGTCTGGGGCAAGAGTGTCAGGGCAAAACATTGTTTTTGCGGTTTGTCGGGATATTACCAAGCGCAAGAAGGTTGAACATGACCTTAAAAAATCCGAAAGCTATTACCGGGCAGTTTTTGAAACCACTGGCTCTGCCCAGGTCATTATCAATAAGGACACGATTATTTCCCGGGCAAATTCAAAGTTTGAAGCTTTGTCAGGCTACCTCTGCCATGAGGTTGAAGGAAAGATGTCCTGGACGGAGTTTGTTCATCCAGATGACCTTGAAAGGATGACTGAATTTCATCATGACAGGCGAAAAAATGAAGCAGGCGCTCCTAAGGTTTATGAATTTCGGTTTATTGATCGCTCAGGCCAGGAACACTTCATCTATCTCTCTGTGGCCATGATTCCAGGAACTGATCAGAGCATTGCTTCGCTGATGGATATTTCGCAGCTCAAAAGAACCGAATTTGACTTGCGGGAGAGCGAGTCAAGGAACAAGGCCCTGCTCAGCGCACTTCCAGATATGATTTTCTTACTGGATAAAGAGGGAGTGTTTCTGGATTATCATGCCCCTGGAGAGAATATGCTTTTGAGGGATCCGGGATTTTTTATCGGTAAAAGGGTTCATGAAGTTTTAGCACCCGATATTGGCGAGATGACCCTGGAAACTATCAGAAGCATCTGTCAAGCAGGTGAAGCCCCACCATATCAGTATGAGCTTTCCATCAGCGGCAGTCCAAGGTATTTTGAGAGCCGGATGGTGGCCTGTGGAGATCATTTCCTGGCCATTGTCAGGGATGTGACCCAGCAAACCAATGACCAGGCCGAGCTCAAGGAAAAGACTCAGCTTCTCCAGAAAATCACGGACAATATGTTTGATCTGGTTTGCCTTGTGGATCTGCAAGGTAAATATAAGTATGTCAGTCCGTCCTACAGGATTTTTGGATATGATCTGGATGAACTGGTGGGGAAAAAAATGATGGATCATATTCATCCTGATGACCTGGACAGCCTGATCAAAACTTTTGAAGGTGCTAAGGTCAGCAGGGAGAAAGTCTGGACAGCTGAACTGAGATACAAATCTGCCAGAGGCGATTACCTGTGGATTGAGACCGTGGCCAGACTGATATTAGGTGAAAATGGCAGTCCTCAGGAGATCATATTTTGCAGCAGGGACATTACCGGTCGTAAAAAAATTGAAAATGAGCTGACTCGGAGCAATGAGGAGTTGAAGACAGCTGAAAGGATGGCCGGAATGGGCAGCTGGAAATATGATCCTGTCTGGGATATGGTTACCGGCTCGGATGAGGCCTACAGGATAATTGGCCTGAAAAATTACAAGGGTGTTCCTTTTTCCCGGCTGCTTGAAGTCATTCATGAGGATGACCGGTCCCGAATTACTGATTTGCGGGATTTGATTCTTGATACTCCCCAGTCTTTTGACTTTGATCTTCGAGTGGTTGTCCTGGGAAAGCAAAAATGGTTGAGAATTGCCGGGGCTTTAAGAAGTTCCAGGCAGGGGGGCAATCCTGTGGCCATGGGCATGGTCATGGACATAACCGAGAAAAAAGAACTGGAAATAAAAGAGAAAAGACAAAATGAACAGCTAGCCCAAGCCTCCAAGATGACTGCTTTGGGGACTCTGGTGGCTGGGGTTGCCCACGAGATTAACAATCCCACCAACCTGATCATGCTCAATGCACCCATACTGGAGAAGATATGGGATGATGCCCTGCCCATAATTGAGGCTCACCATCAGTTGTACCCTGACTTTGAGCCGGCAGGTATCCCCTGGGCTCAGCTTGAGGAAATTGGGGCAGAACTTTTTTCAGGAATTAATGAGGGCAGTAAAAGGATAAGCAAGATTGTATCAGAACTTAAAAATTTTGCCAGACAGTCCCCCTTAAGCCTTACTGACCTGGTGAGTATCAACGAAATTGTTGAATCGGCCCTGACCCTGATCAGCAAGACCATATTAAGATATACCAACAACTTCAGGGTTACCCTGGAGCCGGATATCCCGGTCATCAGAGGAGATTTTCACAAACTGGAGCAGGTGGTGGTTAACCTTCTGATAAACTCCTGCCAGGCATTGACCGATAAAAATGAAGCCATCTCCCTGAAAACTTTTTACTGGCCTGACCAGGCTACCATAGGCATTAAGATTATTGATCAGGGTGAAGGAATTCATCCGGACAATCTGAGCCGTATTCTGGATCCCTTCTTCAGTACCAGGCGTCAAGGAGGGGGGACCGGGCTGGGGTTGTCCATATCTTCTTCAATCATTAAAAACCATAACGGAACTATCGGCTTTGAGTCGGAGCCTGGCAAGGGAACAACCGCAACTGTTCTGCTCAAGATTTCCAGACTATAA
- a CDS encoding sigma-54-dependent transcriptional regulator produces MSDNLLGHPIYIVDDEESLSRSFGIALRSSGFSEIKIFNQGQEVLDLIPDLECKVMLLDLFMPGVSGEEVLKQVRDSCPQVQVVVVTGNDETDTAVRCIKSGAFDYLVKPVEQDRLITTVRRAMSHSLLLYQNARLRQKLLTGKLDCPEAFQGIITQDQAMKRMFSYLEVVAPASDPVLITGETGTGKDLVASALHKLSRRGGEFVSLNVAGLDDNVFADTLFGHVRGAFTDAHEHRKGLVEQAEGGTLFLDEIGDLSQSSQIKLLKLVQDHVYLPLGSDKPKKANARIIAATNQDLDASKEQGGFRADLYYRINTYQVHLPPLRERGSDVLLLAEHFFESACKEHGVEKHTLNQRIITILSSYDFPGNVRQLRSLVYAAVAGGGMEYLEKSLASLMSGLEDILPENNGSTARFQDWFYPEPLPTLEEAGEKLISQALQKTQGNQAKAALILGISRQALNKRLKKRQF; encoded by the coding sequence ATGTCTGACAACTTATTGGGCCACCCCATATATATTGTGGATGATGAAGAATCCCTTTCCAGAAGTTTCGGAATCGCCCTCAGGTCTTCAGGTTTTAGTGAGATAAAAATATTTAATCAGGGACAAGAAGTCCTTGATTTGATTCCAGACCTGGAGTGCAAGGTAATGCTCCTTGACCTTTTCATGCCTGGGGTTTCTGGTGAAGAGGTTTTAAAACAGGTCCGGGACAGTTGTCCCCAGGTCCAGGTGGTGGTTGTAACCGGAAATGATGAAACCGATACAGCTGTCAGGTGTATTAAATCCGGGGCATTTGATTATCTGGTCAAGCCGGTGGAGCAGGACAGGCTGATAACTACAGTCCGTCGGGCCATGAGTCACTCGCTGCTATTATACCAGAACGCAAGGCTCAGGCAGAAGCTTTTAACCGGGAAGCTGGATTGTCCTGAGGCTTTTCAGGGGATAATCACTCAAGATCAGGCAATGAAAAGGATGTTCAGCTACCTTGAAGTGGTAGCTCCTGCTTCAGATCCAGTATTGATCACAGGTGAAACCGGAACCGGTAAAGATCTGGTGGCGTCGGCCCTGCATAAGCTCAGCCGACGAGGTGGAGAATTTGTCAGCCTTAACGTGGCTGGCCTGGATGACAACGTGTTTGCAGATACTCTTTTCGGCCATGTAAGGGGTGCTTTTACAGATGCTCATGAACATAGAAAAGGCCTTGTTGAACAGGCTGAGGGCGGGACTCTTTTTCTGGATGAGATTGGTGACTTGAGCCAGTCATCCCAGATTAAACTTTTGAAGCTGGTCCAGGACCATGTTTACCTGCCCCTTGGATCTGATAAACCCAAGAAAGCCAATGCCAGGATCATAGCCGCCACCAACCAGGATCTGGACGCAAGCAAAGAACAGGGAGGATTCAGGGCTGACCTCTATTACCGAATCAATACCTATCAGGTCCATCTCCCACCTCTTCGAGAACGTGGTTCAGATGTCCTGCTTCTGGCAGAACATTTTTTTGAATCAGCCTGCAAGGAACATGGGGTTGAGAAACATACCCTTAACCAACGCATAATAACCATACTCTCCTCTTATGATTTTCCAGGCAATGTGCGTCAGCTTCGGTCTCTGGTCTATGCAGCGGTGGCTGGCGGCGGGATGGAGTATCTGGAAAAAAGCCTGGCCAGCCTGATGAGCGGCTTGGAGGATATACTCCCTGAAAACAACGGGTCAACAGCCCGTTTTCAGGATTGGTTTTATCCTGAGCCCCTGCCAACCCTGGAGGAAGCAGGGGAAAAACTCATCAGCCAGGCACTGCAGAAAACGCAAGGCAATCAGGCCAAGGCAGCCTTGATCCTGGGCATTTCCAGACAGGCCCTGAACAAACGTCTGAAAAAAAGACAATTCTGA
- a CDS encoding methyl-accepting chemotaxis protein has protein sequence MKNISIRVKLLGGFMVLLLLVCSGLGFIAYDRASRAVIGQVQENIPLIARDAAQLVTSRMDYHRLAVEGVANRNVIQSMNWQQQRLALEEETERLGYLGMGIILPNGEARYPDGTTASLRDRDYFQRAMQGETVFSEIIISRVINRPVFIVAAPIRGDRREVLGVVIARLDGAILSDVTDTVGYGLEGYSYIIDGRGTLLAHDDRELVMDQRNFIEEARTNPAYADLAAMFTRMTRGESGFDQYPFMGLDRFFGYAPIEGTSWSIAVGAMRDDVFAPVYALRWAIAVSTLFFLGLGMVIALMVSRTIISPMNKIMAFAQAVANGDLDARSGIDQKDEIGKLNISIQAMVKNLIEKMQEAESQTELAQQETEKARVATMEAQEARKQAETAKRDGMLQAAGSIEEVVERLTSASEELAAQVEQASRGAEEQKSRTSETATAMEEMNATVLEVAKNASSAAEGSDKAKIKAQEGSEVVVEAVSAINKVENQAQAMMGNMDKLGSQAEQIGKIMNVIDDIADQTNLLALNAAIEAARAGDAGRGFAVVADEVRKLAEKTMNATKEVGEAITAIQEGTRSNIQGMQEEVKAVGEATKLANLSGKALEEIVSLVELASDQVRSIATASEEQSSASEEINQSVEDINRIAAETSDVMAQSAQAISELAKQASDLQELVHKLKQS, from the coding sequence ATGAAGAACATTTCCATCAGGGTCAAGTTGCTGGGCGGGTTTATGGTTTTATTGCTGCTGGTCTGTTCAGGTCTTGGCTTTATTGCTTATGACCGGGCTTCCAGGGCTGTAATTGGCCAGGTTCAAGAGAATATTCCTTTGATAGCCAGGGATGCGGCCCAGCTGGTGACCAGTCGGATGGACTACCACCGCCTGGCAGTGGAGGGCGTGGCCAACAGGAATGTGATCCAGTCCATGAACTGGCAGCAACAAAGACTGGCCCTGGAAGAAGAGACTGAAAGGCTGGGCTACCTGGGAATGGGGATAATTCTTCCCAATGGTGAAGCCAGATATCCGGATGGAACAACAGCCTCCTTGAGAGACCGGGACTATTTTCAAAGAGCCATGCAGGGAGAAACTGTTTTCTCTGAAATCATCATCAGCAGAGTGATCAACCGACCTGTATTTATTGTGGCCGCACCCATCAGAGGCGACAGAAGGGAAGTTCTGGGCGTGGTAATCGCCAGGCTGGACGGCGCCATCCTCAGCGATGTCACCGATACCGTTGGTTACGGACTTGAAGGTTACTCCTACATAATTGATGGTAGAGGTACTCTCCTTGCCCACGATGACAGAGAGCTGGTCATGGATCAAAGGAACTTTATCGAAGAAGCCAGGACCAATCCGGCGTACGCTGATCTGGCAGCCATGTTTACGCGCATGACCAGGGGAGAATCCGGTTTTGATCAGTACCCGTTCATGGGTTTGGACCGTTTTTTTGGGTATGCACCCATTGAAGGGACAAGCTGGTCCATAGCAGTTGGCGCTATGAGGGATGATGTTTTTGCCCCTGTCTACGCTTTAAGATGGGCAATTGCAGTATCTACTCTGTTTTTTCTTGGCCTTGGCATGGTCATTGCCCTGATGGTCAGTCGGACCATTATTTCGCCCATGAATAAGATCATGGCCTTTGCCCAGGCTGTGGCCAATGGAGATCTGGATGCCAGGTCAGGAATTGATCAAAAAGATGAGATCGGAAAGCTCAATATAAGTATCCAGGCCATGGTCAAAAACCTGATTGAGAAAATGCAGGAAGCTGAAAGCCAGACTGAGTTGGCCCAGCAGGAGACTGAAAAGGCCAGGGTAGCCACCATGGAAGCCCAGGAGGCCAGGAAACAGGCAGAAACCGCCAAAAGGGACGGAATGCTGCAGGCTGCCGGCAGTATTGAAGAAGTAGTGGAAAGGTTGACTTCTGCGTCGGAAGAACTTGCTGCTCAGGTTGAACAGGCCAGCAGAGGGGCAGAGGAACAAAAAAGCAGGACCAGCGAGACTGCCACAGCCATGGAAGAAATGAATGCCACAGTGCTGGAGGTTGCCAAAAATGCCTCAAGTGCAGCTGAAGGTTCTGACAAGGCAAAAATAAAGGCCCAGGAAGGGTCAGAAGTGGTGGTGGAGGCTGTCTCGGCCATTAATAAGGTGGAAAATCAGGCCCAGGCCATGATGGGCAACATGGACAAGCTGGGAAGTCAGGCTGAACAGATCGGCAAGATCATGAATGTAATTGATGACATTGCTGACCAGACCAACCTGCTGGCTCTGAATGCAGCCATTGAAGCAGCCAGGGCCGGTGATGCCGGACGAGGCTTTGCTGTTGTTGCTGATGAGGTTCGGAAGCTGGCTGAAAAGACCATGAATGCCACCAAAGAGGTTGGCGAGGCCATTACTGCCATTCAGGAAGGTACAAGGAGCAATATCCAGGGTATGCAGGAAGAGGTCAAGGCCGTGGGTGAGGCCACCAAGCTGGCCAATCTTTCGGGCAAGGCTCTGGAAGAAATTGTATCCTTGGTGGAGCTGGCATCAGACCAGGTCAGATCCATTGCCACGGCCAGTGAAGAGCAGTCTTCAGCCAGTGAAGAGATTAACCAGAGCGTTGAAGACATTAACAGGATAGCAGCCGAAACCAGCGATGTCATGGCCCAGTCAGCCCAGGCCATTTCTGAGCTGGCCAAACAGGCTTCTGATCTTCAGGAACTGGTTCATAAACTGAAACAGAGCTAG
- a CDS encoding response regulator — protein sequence MNNKNILIVDDEAMFRFSLKIILKKHGFMVYEAGNGLEGLEVLSNQGLKVDLVITDIKMPKMGGLEMIENMVRQGGKPEIIAMTGYGEKDTQSRLKKMNCKWLLFKPFKADDLLRTVNAAIGKLECVACS from the coding sequence ATGAACAACAAAAACATACTGATTGTTGATGACGAAGCCATGTTTCGCTTTTCTCTGAAAATTATTTTGAAAAAACATGGATTCATGGTTTATGAGGCAGGCAACGGGCTGGAAGGACTTGAAGTTTTATCAAACCAAGGGCTTAAGGTTGACCTTGTGATAACAGACATCAAGATGCCCAAAATGGGCGGGCTGGAAATGATCGAAAACATGGTCCGGCAAGGTGGAAAACCGGAAATCATTGCCATGACCGGGTACGGGGAAAAGGACACCCAAAGCAGATTAAAAAAAATGAATTGCAAATGGCTGCTGTTCAAGCCTTTTAAGGCTGACGATCTGCTGAGAACAGTCAATGCAGCAATTGGCAAGCTGGAATGCGTAGCCTGCTCATAA
- a CDS encoding cache domain-containing protein, with product MSIKYKLAAIGVIPVILFLILIMFYHIPLSRDLIYQGKERSTRELVNSALGMFDYFHQLEKSGQLSQEEAQDMVVEILRSMTYGEGGQDYFWINDSLHRLVMHPMRADMEGRGLASHDAIGLAQLFDRFGEIVDEHGSGFITYDWQYYDDETRVEPKLSYVAGFEPWQWVVGTGVYINDVQTVVQDLRRLSLFFTSLIILLIGVVVYYTVMNILRPLLETVAFADSVASGNLDKVLKVRNRDEIGSLTGSLNKMVSHLRYLIKRSEAKGQQAEEQAQKAKLAMTDAKSAHQKAEEALAFISQTQERTASQRTAIAMLALDQMILSGDVEKAFDKITKVSSMTLKAARAGIWLVSDDEADLKCISLYEADTGEISRGHLFPIADHPAYFEAIKSDQRIYAIDAYNDPRTFELKDSYLAPKGIFSLLDVGFMVGGKLAGVICLEHVGEKRAWHPDEESFMDTMASLAAQVMGNIKRKEAEDALRMTQFAMDKASDSIIWVGEEGDILYANDSASSSLGYSKDELLKMKVFDIDPDFPADKWEDHKNELRKKVHMRFESRHLTKDGRVFPVEISTNYFEYKGGFLACAFDRDITEARQAQEEREKLQAQLFQSQKMESIGVLAGGVAHDFNNLLHAISGNVQLLNMNKSQDHPDKNRLKIIERSIERASQLVKQLLIFSRKAETQRKALDLNREIQSSASVLKRTIPRMVKLELMLDPDLKPILGDPVQMEQILLNLGSNAADAMPEGGTLLIETMNVQIDNEKGFGLKPGPYVLMSVSDTGVGMDKDILEQIFDPFFTTKDVGQGTGLGLASAYGIVKSHKGEITCYSEPGMGTVFRIYLPALEGSDPEQVDQALDKEIKGGTETILVVDDEQDIRELTMEALIIAGYNALGAAGAREALEIYTKGFKDIDLIILDLGMPDMGGGQCLLEMLKINPQAKVLIASGYSLKGQAGKPLESGAAGYIGKPFRITELMDKVREVLDRDD from the coding sequence GTGAGCATAAAATATAAGCTGGCAGCCATTGGTGTGATTCCGGTCATACTGTTTCTGATCCTGATTATGTTTTACCACATACCATTGTCCAGGGATCTAATTTATCAGGGTAAGGAACGGTCGACAAGAGAACTGGTCAACAGTGCCCTGGGCATGTTTGATTATTTTCATCAACTGGAGAAATCCGGTCAATTAAGTCAGGAAGAGGCCCAGGATATGGTTGTGGAGATATTGAGGTCCATGACGTACGGAGAAGGTGGCCAGGATTACTTCTGGATCAATGACTCGCTGCACAGGCTGGTCATGCACCCCATGAGAGCGGATATGGAGGGCAGGGGACTGGCCAGCCATGACGCCATCGGGCTTGCCCAGCTCTTTGACAGATTCGGAGAGATTGTTGATGAGCATGGTTCAGGCTTTATAACCTATGATTGGCAATACTATGATGATGAAACCCGGGTTGAGCCCAAGCTTTCCTATGTGGCTGGATTTGAGCCCTGGCAGTGGGTTGTAGGCACTGGTGTTTACATCAATGATGTTCAGACAGTGGTTCAAGACCTGAGAAGACTGTCCCTGTTTTTTACAAGTCTGATTATCCTGCTCATCGGAGTAGTTGTTTATTATACTGTGATGAATATTTTAAGGCCGCTTCTGGAAACAGTGGCCTTTGCCGACAGCGTTGCTTCCGGTAATCTGGACAAGGTTCTGAAAGTCAGAAACAGGGACGAAATTGGTTCCCTGACTGGTTCCCTGAATAAGATGGTTTCTCATTTGAGGTATTTGATTAAGAGGTCCGAGGCCAAGGGACAGCAGGCTGAAGAACAGGCCCAAAAAGCTAAACTGGCCATGACAGACGCCAAATCCGCTCACCAGAAGGCTGAAGAGGCTTTGGCATTTATAAGTCAGACCCAGGAACGGACAGCAAGTCAGCGGACGGCCATTGCAATGCTTGCTCTGGATCAGATGATTCTTTCCGGAGACGTGGAAAAAGCTTTTGACAAGATCACCAAGGTTTCTTCAATGACCCTGAAAGCGGCCCGAGCCGGAATTTGGCTTGTTTCAGATGATGAAGCTGATTTGAAGTGTATTTCTCTTTATGAGGCAGACACTGGAGAAATCAGCAGAGGGCATCTGTTTCCAATAGCCGACCATCCAGCTTATTTTGAGGCGATTAAAAGTGACCAGAGAATTTATGCCATAGATGCCTATAATGATCCAAGGACTTTTGAGCTAAAAGACAGCTACCTGGCTCCCAAAGGAATATTTTCTCTTCTTGATGTCGGGTTTATGGTTGGTGGCAAGCTGGCAGGAGTGATCTGTCTGGAACATGTTGGAGAAAAAAGAGCCTGGCATCCTGATGAAGAGTCATTTATGGATACCATGGCTTCCCTGGCGGCCCAGGTCATGGGAAATATTAAAAGAAAAGAGGCTGAGGATGCCCTTAGAATGACTCAGTTTGCCATGGATAAAGCCTCAGACAGCATTATCTGGGTCGGAGAGGAGGGTGATATTTTATATGCCAATGACTCAGCCAGTTCCTCCCTTGGCTACTCCAAAGACGAATTGCTTAAGATGAAAGTATTTGACATTGATCCTGACTTTCCTGCTGACAAGTGGGAAGATCATAAGAATGAGCTTAGAAAAAAGGTACACATGAGGTTTGAGTCAAGACACCTGACCAAGGATGGCCGGGTTTTTCCAGTGGAGATTTCAACCAATTACTTTGAATACAAAGGTGGGTTCCTGGCCTGTGCCTTTGATCGGGACATTACCGAAGCCAGACAGGCCCAGGAGGAAAGAGAAAAGTTGCAGGCCCAGCTATTTCAATCGCAGAAAATGGAATCAATCGGTGTTCTGGCTGGAGGTGTGGCCCATGACTTTAATAACCTGCTCCATGCCATAAGCGGAAATGTCCAGCTTTTGAACATGAATAAGTCTCAAGACCATCCTGATAAAAACCGCCTAAAAATTATTGAGAGAAGTATTGAACGGGCATCTCAACTGGTCAAGCAGCTGCTTATTTTCAGTCGTAAAGCCGAGACTCAAAGAAAAGCTCTGGACCTTAATCGTGAAATTCAAAGTTCTGCTTCAGTGCTTAAAAGGACCATTCCCAGAATGGTCAAGCTTGAACTTATGCTTGATCCGGATCTGAAACCAATTCTGGGTGATCCGGTGCAAATGGAGCAGATCCTGCTTAACCTCGGTTCCAATGCGGCTGATGCCATGCCTGAGGGAGGGACTCTGCTTATTGAGACCATGAATGTCCAAATTGACAATGAAAAGGGCTTTGGACTGAAGCCCGGGCCATACGTGCTCATGAGTGTTTCTGATACCGGAGTCGGCATGGACAAAGATATACTGGAACAGATCTTTGATCCGTTCTTCACCACCAAGGATGTAGGGCAGGGTACTGGACTCGGGCTGGCTTCGGCTTATGGGATTGTAAAGTCCCATAAAGGTGAGATAACCTGTTACAGTGAACCAGGAATGGGCACAGTTTTCAGGATCTACCTGCCAGCATTGGAGGGTTCTGATCCTGAGCAGGTTGATCAAGCGCTAGACAAAGAGATCAAAGGTGGAACTGAAACCATACTGGTGGTGGATGATGAGCAGGATATCAGGGAATTGACAATGGAAGCTCTGATAATTGCAGGATATAATGCCCTTGGCGCGGCCGGGGCAAGAGAGGCTTTGGAGATTTATACCAAAGGCTTCAAAGATATTGACCTGATCATTCTTGATCTTGGAATGCCGGATATGGGTGGTGGGCAGTGTCTCTTAGAGATGCTCAAGATCAATCCACAGGCTAAAGTGCTGATAGCCAGCGGCTACTCTCTTAAGGGCCAGGCTGGTAAACCATTAGAGTCCGGGGCTGCAGGATATATTGGAAAGCCCTTTAGGATCACCGAGCTTATGGACAAGGTTCGGGAAGTATTGGACAGGGATGACTGA